TCAACTGCATGGCCAGTCTACGTACATATGTTATTTTACCTCCTGTTAAATTTTAAAGCAAGCAGTGCCGTCTGTTTCCCACCTTTGGTGGCCTCAAAGGGCAAACTACATTGCCTGTCCGAATTGGCCACAGGTGGGACCCATGCACTTTCCCACGAGACCAAATCATTTGTTTTATAGAGGTAACCCCCACGTAGACGTGCGAACATTCTCAATATATTATACCGCTGTTAGGTTTCCCAACTGCTAATTTGATTCTCTGATCTCAAGGTTGTCTTCTCCAATCTAGTAGCTCTGCTGTTGAAGTGGATGGGATTCATCCAAAAGCATTGTTATGGTGTGGCATAGCATTATTTTAATAAACAAGGGGCCTGCTGTCTttcaataattaaaaaataggtGACAGTGGCCTAGGATTCCCTTTGGCTTTTGAGGTCCCCATCTGTCTCTTGTTGCCTAATCTCGTCCCCATGCATCATCCGTGCTCTTCATGTGTGGTAGTGCAATGATCTCCAGCACTCAGCAGCAggcctctttgttttctttggtGGCTCACTACACAGTGGGCATAAATGTGGCCCATTGATGTTCGACTACTCAATcattgtttcattgtttgagtTCAATCACTCCTCAGCACCGAGGCAAGGGAAGAAAGATAAGGTTTGCCCGGTGCTTACCTCTGTGTTGCAAGGGAAACAGGGAAGGCATCATTTCCACCAAATTAGCCTGAACCAGTCAATTCGACTTGCTTTAATTGGAGATAGAAGGGTCCCGGGTTTGGGAAGGAACTCCGTTCGAGGGcctgaaaaaaaatgtaatgacttcaaaactACGTGCCTGAGCCTGATTTAACGAGTCTGCCAAAGCGTCACGATGATTTAAAATTGAACATATCCACCGAACCACAATTGATGAAATGCTTTAATAAAATCCATGAAGATAAATCTTGGATTCAACATGGCATCCTAGTTTTATCTTTACGGAAAACCAACTACAGGCGTTGGCATCTGCTCTGTCCCTGAAGAATGTACTGGCGAGAAAACCTTCACCCAATCTAATCCATTTGGAGACAACCAACTCAGCTGCAACTTGTGCAAATTCCATAGTACTACTGTGAGCTCTCTAGCCAACACAACAGCAGCAGCTGAGCAACAAGATGTTAACATCAAGGGCAAGAACGAGCATAATCTAATGTAGCGTAAAATTTTTAGAATACATTGACTAAATAAAATGTCATCTCTTCTAATGTACATATATGGAATATAGATGCTTAGCAGGTGTAACTTCCAGCACAAATATCTTGACTGCCAATTTGCTGATAGTTGTAAGAGCAAACAGAAATTGTGATCTGTCAATAAAAGCAGGCAtctcaaaatcaaaattaaataggTTCCCAGGATGTAAGGATCATGAGGATTAACTAACATTAAATAGAACAAATGAGATGAACTCACATAAAGAAATGGTGTATGAAGGAAGAACTTACATATTTTTCAACTGCTCTCATTACCGACCTGCAAAACTAATTGACCGATAATAAATGAATTGTGTGAAAGTAGTTAAGATTTTCCATTAAAAACATTGTTCCCACAACGCACCTGTAAAAGTATCAACGGAATTCATCATGAtaatcatcatcttcttcatcacTGAAAATAGCACTATAAAATACATAGGGGTGCCCGATCATCTCACTCAAACTTAGCCGCCCATCTTTATTGGAATCTGCCTGCAGTATTGAAAACACTCCGCAAATCAGTTGAAATCCAGAAGCTTCATATTCAGTGCATTCTGACAAATGATTAAAACTGCAACTGATTGTGGATTGATAACTGAAAACACCAGATCCAGTCTACTTCACCAAGTAGGACCTTTACGAATTACAACAATGACCAAGGCCTAAAAATGCCATTCTCAAGTAGCCAAAAGTTTATTCCATGAACCTCTCACCAATAATGACATTAAACTTAACAGAAATATCAGAAACACAACCTCTCGATCTGGTCTTTGAAAATGTGAAAGGTCAAAAATGGAGATGTAAAAATACAACTAAATGGTTCAAGAATATGAGCAGGGTCTTCTAACTTCTAACATCAAATAATAAACCACCATAATCCACTATCTGACAGTTTGCTTAACAAAGTGGATCGTATGCAATATGACTAGAAAAAGGCCAACATACCCTCAGGAACAGGGAAAACAGGGAGAAATAAAGGAGAAGATAATTAAGAATATGCTTGGTACCCCTCTCTCTCATAAAGAGCCTCATCAAGGAACCCCGATCATATATTTTGGCTGGTAATATACTCAGATTGCAAGTAAAGGCCCAAAAGGATCATATTAGCAGTAAGATCTGAAATATGACTTTTAACCAAAGATGATACCCTAAAATGTAATCAAATTTCTTTAAACAACttcaattaaactcattcatgTTAAATATCAGTTGTGCTGAACACTATCACTCTGGCCGGTAGAGGTCATATAGAGTGTCATAttggatcacatatgcctaataaATATTGGCAAAGATCACTCCTCTTGATTCTCAAATCAAAAGATTGTACTTGTAGAACCAATTGGTATTagctaatatcatcatacaGAAAAACTGATTTATTAAACATCAAGTGTTGACTGTACCGGACACTATCACCATATCATAGTGCTGACTCATAAGCATCAAAATTGCAATATATATACACCAAATGCGCATTGATAGGAACCACCCCATTGTCCACTCTTAAGAAGGATCAAAATATACAAACAACACTAATGTGGGTGTTCTAATCAGTTTCAGAATACAAGATACTATAGAACCATCAGGCACTGTCCACTATTTTAGAATGGCATGTTACATCCCCAGTCAAGTCTGCATAGAGAAGTCCAAAAATCTTGAATGTGTGTTTCATTTTGTTAGGGTTGATGAAATCTGTTAATAACGGTAAATATGTCGAGCAACAAGATAAAAACTAGGCTGAAGGGTACATAAACAAGCACAAAGCACAGGTTCAGCAATAGCTCAAAAGTACAAGAAGGCAGGTCAGAGGACACAATACTGAAGATTTCCAAAGTTTAAGAATGCTAAAATTCTGATACTATCAACTAGACATTACCAAGTTGAatcaatatttatataatttaaatcCAGGCAGCCATGCACATGCATAAGCAAAGATTGTAGAAGAGTTAGCACCCATACCTGTGATACAATGTAATCAGCTTGCTGTTTTGCATAGTAGTGCTCTGAAGGATGAAGAATACCAATCACAGCCTTGAGTTCATCATCtgataaaaatctaaaatagaAAGCAGACCCTCCTAATTAGTCCAATAAATTCCTTTTCAATCAAAGTCAGCATAAAGATAGCACTCCAGGTTTGTACCCATCATTGTCCAGATCAAGCTGCGTAAATAACTTCTTTGCTGATGCCTCCTCCATTGAGGAATCAGAATGATTGTAAATTTCACCATCATCCCTTATTGCATCAAATAACTCATGAAAATATTCTTTGAAATTAAGCTTTCCATCTTTGTCTTTATCTCTTTCCCTGAAAATGAAAGAATTCAGTGAGCAATTATCTTACAGTTAGCATTATAGAACCATATAAATGGCCAAGTAATCCAAATAAAGACATATACTTTAAACCACAAAAACATAATAATTTTCTCATATGTCTCATggattcttcaacttggccgaTGTAACAGGTCACATATGCATCTACACCCTTATAGGTAATGGCTAATGTACGAACTACCAGTCCTAAATAAAGAAGGCTggctttttaagaaaaaatgcaTAGTACTACACAATGaatcttgaaaattttgatACATTCAAACATTTTTTGTCACCTCCATTACAGATTGTCAAAACACAatgacaaaagaaagaaagaaagaaaaaaagcctTCATGAAACAATATTGATCTGATACTGAGACATAGATAATCTTATCAACAATTCCATATGAATTCATATCTTGTTAGATTAACTGTGCTGGAAGACATCCAATCTTTATGGTTAACGATGTCAATTGTTGTCATTATAAACAATAAATGTAATAAATTTGTGCGTATCTTATGCTCTGactattattatattgtcagAAGCATCTACTGAAAAATGCATAAAAGCATGCAAAATCGGAATTTGTCCTCAACTGACTACGGCTATGTATCGGTATAGAACACCCATGGATCTGATGTATGTGGGTGTGTGTACTATATCCATCTATATCAAACTATTAATGGGTCTAAGAAAGACAGATATACAAAGGAATTTGAATGAGTTATATGAAAGATCATGACTTGCAACAGTAGTGGTTCAAAATTAAATTCCTTTCTCATCAAACCAAAAACAGAAAAagtacattaaaaaaataataaaagcagCAACTAATTATTACATGCAAATGCCAAATAGTTAGGATTTATCAAAACAGTTGGAAAAAAACCAACAAATCTAATACAGCCAATCATTTGTTCACATAATTATCCCCCCAACCACCAgcaccacacacacacacaaaaaaaaaggaataaaggAAGGACCTGACTTCAGGTTTTCACTAGACAATACAACAAATCCTAGCCTAGATGTGCACCCCCTTATGTTCAAACTTGACCTTCAAATTTCACAAACCAGACCATGAACCAATGCTAGCATTACAGAATCCATCAACTTGTAATATCCATACACATAACTCCTACTTGTCCTTTCTTATAAATCCTTTCATCAACACATCATCTTCTCCAGATATGTCAAGCTTATGCATTGTTGATTCAAGCAATACATTTTCTAAGATGAGTAGCTTTTGTAGAAGTAGGGTGTTGTTTGAGTCAAGAGAGTACAAACTCAGAGATCCGGAGAAAAGGTGTATTGATAAAAGGAATTAtaaacacaaaaaaagaaatggaGGATGATGGATAAGGATATCTGATAAGTTATTGGATTCCTGATGCTGATATTACCTACTTGGAGCCTCTATGTGGGGATTGAAGTTCAAAATGTTAAGTGTGCACAACTCATCTATGCTAGGATGTGTACTAtgatatcatagaattcaaAGCCAAGTATTTTGTTTCATCCCTTGTTTAGCTGACTTGTTAGATGAGAGAAAATAGTGGGCTTCTAGTCTCCACTAACTCTTAACCTCTTaatttctttattttccttTGTTAGCAGTTTTGTAATGATTAAGTTCCAAGTGACCAAAATAAACACCATCTAAGCCCAAAATAACTTATTTAGAGCATTTCTCATCTAAAAAGTAAGATTATGCAAGAAATGAGATTTGCTGACATCCATACGCTTTACATTCATTATGATATACAAATAACATAGTATAAGTCCCAAACTTGATTTGTGCAAACACTATATGATCATCACACAAGTTCTCACTTTTCATGTCAAAGAATTTCATAGATGAACATTCAAACTTTTGAACAGTTTAACTTAATACTACACATAAGAAACCAGTTATAAACAAAAACTTTGAAGCTTCGATTTTAATTAATGAAGAGCATTATATCTTCGGAGTATATATAATAGAGTAGTAAAGATAGGGATATAAGATTTTGTGAAATCTCTTGGCCTTGAGAACGCATCCTAGACCATCAATTATTTACATAATTTTGAAGGGTCCTCCCTTCCATGTTTATGTGATGTTTCACAAATTCAATTGTCATGTATCACACATAGAGATAGGATCTGCATACGTTCAATATGCAAAAATGCATATTAGTTCCATGTGATCATGATGTGAATTGAGCTCAAGTTTGGTATACATATTATCCTAAGTCAACTTAAAATTCTTTCTCTAGGATACATAATAAACAACTTCCTATGACCCTGTAAGACTTAAAAAAAGGCCAATTGAAGTCAAGGAACTTCAATTTTCTCAAAGTATCAACAGTATagaatattaatattattttcctgATTCATAAATCAATAATTCTCCATCCATCAACCTAACCTAAGCAACAACATAAGACATGTtcattgatttttcttttccctttttgtgTTGTGGGGGGGAGGGCAGACTAGATTTAACAGCAGTCCTACACTTTAGCCAAATGTATAGTTGCCTCGAAATGCTTGTAAAAGAAAAATGTAAAAGTAATTGATTAGATATTGCAAATAATGTATTGTCAAAATGAAAGAGGGAAGAAAGGGAATACTGTTACCTTATCTCTTCTTTACAGAGCCATTGAATCAGCTTTGGGTTATTACTGTCGACTGAATGCAGGAAGCTGTAGGAACATTGCCCAAACAGAATCAGTGCGAGAGTAAATTACGAAAAAAATAAAGCTAACTGAGAGTAGATAACGAACTCATTGAACTCCGTCAGATTTAGAAGACCATTCCCATCCACATCTGAAGCATTGAAGTGATCCTCTTTCCACCAACCCATGTCATTATCAGAAGAAGTCTTATCTAGCAAATTTCAAAACCCCATACTAAGATTAGATTACCAGATCATCAATTGTTTGATGCCTCTGCATAAGTACACAAGACTTTCAAAAAGCATGATGCATTCAAAGGATCAAACATGCATAAATAACTGTTCTAGTTTAACAACTTGATTCATGTCATAATGGCTGCAAATTACCTTAACATATACAGATGAGACAACATGTAAATCAATGTCGAAGCTTAATGCTAAAGAAAATCTTTTCAGATAAAACAGTGGAAGCTTAAGGGTAAGTACAAACTTGAACATCAAAGAAAACAAGGTAAGTACATTAAACGATTAGCAAAAGGTGGGGAAAAGAAACCAATGTTGAAGCTTCTAAACGAAAACTTAGATTTTGGAGAAGATTaatgataaagaaaaatttGAGCTTTGAGCCAAAAAGGGTTGAGTACATCAAAGATTAAAAGAAGGACGGCGAGAAGAACAGACAATCTGATCAACAAAGACTCTTGGACAATCCCGCTAAACATCCAAACTTATTCACGAAAATACGAAACAAAAGAAATTAACAACAAAATCGAAAAAGAGGAGGGGGCGGGGGGGAAGCAAAACAGGGATCTCACCGACCATCGGAATGTCTGTTCCAGGTGGGGCCCTCGTACTCGTGGAAAGAGATAAACCCATCGTGGTTCTTGTCGTGGAGCTCCATGTCCCGCTGGGTCCGGTGCATCGTCTCCCTCGTCGCCTGCCGGAGGTTCCACTCCGTCAACTCATCGGAACTCACGAACCCATCGCTCGGGCTCAGATCGATCTTGGGGAAGAGAAGAACGATGCGGTGGGTGACGTTGAAGCGCTCGTCGTCGTTGATGTAGTCCTCGGCGTTCATGAAGTCCTCCCACTCGGGCTCGGCCTCCCCCTGACCGTCGCGGTGGGGGATGGAGAAGTGCTCCCGCTCCCACTGCTTGTCCTCGCGGCGGATCTCGATGTCGGAGATGATGGGGTCGAAGGGGATCGGCGGGTGGTGGCGGCCGCCGGAGGTGGAGGTGTTTTGGCGGAGGACGAGACGACGGTGGGGCCGGTGCCGGTGGTGGAGATTTGtcggagagaagagagaggcgAGAAGGACGAGCAGGAGGAGAGCTAGGGTTGTGTAGATTAATATCACCGAGGACGACTTTCCCATCTCTCGCGAAAGAGCGAAAGAGCGAAAGAGCTGGAGATTTGGGGGAAGAAGGGGAGTTTGCTGTATGTGCTGTTAGTTTGAATGCAGCTGCCGCGAGCATTCGATGACGTAGAATCAACCAAAACCAAGGCGACACGTCATCGAAATCACGTTGCAGACCGGATCGGCGCAGCTGGCAGCTGGTGAATTGCCGCCGCGAGTTACTCGTGCGTGCCGGATTTTTACGGCCGATTCGAGTGGGCATGACGATTTTGGGAAGCCGAAACATCCAACGAGAGTTGTGCtttgatataaaaaaattaggttAATCAATTACTGtttcaaaatattattttaatttttaatactacattatatataaaatgatttgtcatctttttttttaccGAGAATATCTGTCTTATTTAATCTAATAAGATACGCTTTCACATAGATTGGGTTCTCTGCCTTTCTCTAATTCAACTCTTAAATTACACTTTAATTCTATTTCTAAACAGATTAAACTGCAACacattctatttttttctctttctttttttccgaaCATGCAAAATTGTTAATAACACTAGCTAGctaaagaaaatatttcaaaCCAATATCTCTGATCTCAGCCAAAATAATTACCTACCATCAATCCTTGGACCTAACCAAACCCTTTGTATCAAGACCATGACAATCAATGTTGTACCATAATGGCAACCTAACCCCTTGTGTTGAGTTAGGCATTCTACTAATTCTACTACTCTACTTTTGTACCAAAAAATAACAATCAATGTTGTACCATAATGGCAACCTAAACCCTTATATTGAGTTAGGCATTCTACTAATTCTACTAACCTgcctttgtaccaaaaaaaaaaaaaaaaaaaaaaatctaccagCGTACCCTAACGTAATTCTGATGCCGACAACACTAGCTTAGCTCCAAACTCTTGCTATGGCCATTAAATAATTTTACAGTTTTGGGAGGGtccaataaataaatacatagcCATTAGCTAACCCAATAATACCCAATTTTTCAGGCCGATATCAGCCAAAATAATTACCTACCA
This portion of the Phoenix dactylifera cultivar Barhee BC4 chromosome 11, palm_55x_up_171113_PBpolish2nd_filt_p, whole genome shotgun sequence genome encodes:
- the LOC103721485 gene encoding calumenin-A-like, with product MGKSSSVILIYTTLALLLLVLLASLFSPTNLHHRHRPHRRLVLRQNTSTSGGRHHPPIPFDPIISDIEIRREDKQWEREHFSIPHRDGQGEAEPEWEDFMNAEDYINDDERFNVTHRIVLLFPKIDLSPSDGFVSSDELTEWNLRQATRETMHRTQRDMELHDKNHDGFISFHEYEGPTWNRHSDDKTSSDNDMGWWKEDHFNASDVDGNGLLNLTEFNDFLHSVDSNNPKLIQWLCKEEIRERDKDKDGKLNFKEYFHELFDAIRDDGEIYNHSDSSMEEASAKKLFTQLDLDNDGFLSDDELKAVIGILHPSEHYYAKQQADYIVSQADSNKDGRLSLSEMIGHPYVFYSAIFSDEEDDDYHDEFR